CATCCTACTGGGGAGACGAGAGCACCGGCGCAAGAAGGCGTTATTATTCCATAACAGACATAGGGCGTGAGGTCTACAAGCTCAACAAATCCGAATGGGAAAACGCCAAGATCCTAATTGATAAATTATTATAATCGGGGGTAATAGTAATGGAACAAAAACTCAGAGAGCATGTAGAGCATCTTTTTGAAAACGCGCCCAAAACCCGCAAAGCCTATGAACTAAAAGAAGAAATGATTGCAAATCTTACTGAAAAATACAGAGACCTTTTGGCGGAAGGCAAAACTGAGGAAGCGGCATTCAACATAGCCGCTGCGAGCATAGGGGATATCGACGAACTTTTAAGGGGACTTGAAGAAAAACCCTTTTATGACAGAGAGGCCGACCTAAAATACCACAAACGTTCAGCGGCATTAGTTTCAACTGCTGTGTTTTTATATTTTGTAAGCCTAATCGCGGCAATCACATCAAGCGAACTGTTAAACCTGCCGGATGGAATAACAGGCATTATCATGTTTACGATCGCCGGTGTAGCGACATGGCTTCTCATTTATAACTCTATGTCGAAACCCAGATACATCAAGACTGACGATACGATGGTCGAGGAATTCAAAGAGTGGAAATCAAACAAAGACGTAAATTACAATTCGAGAAAATCAATACTCTCCGCAGTCTGGAGCCTGACCCTTGCGCTCTACTTCATAATCAGCTTTGCATTCGGCATCTGGTATATCTCATGGGTGATATTCATCATCGGCGCCGCCGTTCAGGAAATGATAA
The DNA window shown above is from Bacillota bacterium and carries:
- a CDS encoding permease prefix domain 1-containing protein; this translates as MEQKLREHVEHLFENAPKTRKAYELKEEMIANLTEKYRDLLAEGKTEEAAFNIAAASIGDIDELLRGLEEKPFYDREADLKYHKRSAALVSTAVFLYFVSLIAAITSSELLNLPDGITGIIMFTIAGVATWLLIYNSMSKPRYIKTDDTMVEEFKEWKSNKDVNYNSRKSILSAVWSLTLALYFIISFAFGIWYISWVIFIIGAAVQEMI